TGCCAAGTCGAGATCCCAACCGTAAGTTTCGGATGCCTTTTGCAATACAGCAAAACCTTGTGCATAAGATACCAATTTGGAAGCATACAAGGCCGAATAAATATCCTTCACCAGTTCCGGTTTATTATATACCACTTGTGAACGCTGGCAAGCGAATTGCTTGGAAGCCGCTTCACGCAGATTTTTCTGTGCCGAAAGGCTACGCTCAAAAACAGCCGTAGCAATCAGTCCCAAGGGCATTCCCAGTTCCATAGCATTGATAACAGACCATTTACCAGTACCTTTCTGTCCGGCAGCATCCAAAATCTTATCAATCAGATATCCACCTGCCTTATCTTTATGGCGTAAAATGTTGGCAGTGATTTCTATCAGATAACTGCGCAATTTACCCTCATTCCAATGAGCGAATACGGAAGCCATTTCTTCATTATCCAGTTGCAATAGATTCTTCATCACCCAGTAGGCTTCGGCAATCAGCTGCATATCGCCATACTCGATACCATTATGTATCATCTTGACAAAGTGTCCCGAACCAGCCGGACCAATCCAATCACAGCAAGGAGTACCATCGGCAGCACGTGCAGCGATACTTTGCAGAATGGGTTTCACTTCATCCCATGCAGTAACAGAACCACCCGGCATAATAGAAGCACCATTCAGCGCTCCTTCTTCTCCGCCGGAAACACCAGCTCCGACAAAGCGAAAACCTTTCTGTTCGGCCAATGCCACACGGCGATTGGTATCTTCATAATTTGAATTTCCACCATCTATTAGTATATCTCCCGGAGAAAGATACGGAAAAAGCTGTTCCATCAACTCATCTACCGCATTACCCGCACGAACCATCATCATGATTTTGCGCGGTGTAGAAATGGACTCCACAAAGTCGGGTATTTCAGTATATCCTTCAATAGTCTTTCCCTTGGCACGGCCATTGGTAAAGCGTTCTACCACGCCTTCTTCTACTCCCGGAACGGTTCGATTATACACGGATACGTGCCATCCCTTATCTGCCATGTTCAAGGCCAGATTCTCCCCCATTACGGCAAGTCCAATTAAGCCGATGTCTGTCTTTTGTTTGTTTTTGGTCATAACTTGCATTTTTTTGTTATTGTTTCATTGAAATGGAAACAATATGCCAAGGGCATTTGTTCGTATGAATTTCGAATAAAAATCGTACTTTTGCAAACATGACTACATTTCACCTGAAAAACTTAAATACAGATTTATGAAAAAACTACATATCGGACTACTGCCGCGTATCATAATAGCCATAGCATTGGGCATTCTTTTGGGTAATTTTCTTCCCGGAGGTATGGTACGCTTTTTCGTTACGTTCAACGGTATTTTCAGTGAGTTCCTGAACTTCTCCATACCACTTATTATTGTAGGGTTAGTAACAGTAGCAATTGCCGATATTGGTAAAGGTGCCGGAAAACTATTATTAATTACAGCACTGATTGCTTACGGAGCAACCTTGTTTTCCGGTTTTTTGTCTTACTTTACTGGTGTAACTGTATTTCCATACCTGATAGAATCGGGAGTTCCGCTGGAAGAGGTCAGTGAAGCGCAAGGCATCTTGCCTTTCTTTTCTGTTGCCATACCTCCGCTGATGAATGTTATGACAGCTCTGGTATTAGCTTTCATGTTAGGACTTGGGCTTGCTCAACTGAAAAACGATACGTTGAAGCATGCTGCACGCGATTTCCAGGAAATTATTATTCGCATGATCAGTGCAGTCATTCTGCCATTGCTCCCTATTTACATATTCGGTATATTCCTTAATATGACACATTCGGGACAGGTATTCTCTGTATTAATGGTCTTCATAAAAATAATCGGTGTGATCTTCCTGCTGCATATCTTCCTTTTAGTGTTCCAGTATTGCATAGCTGCACTATTCGTCCGTAAGAATCCCTTTAAATTATTGGGACGGATGATGCCTGCCTATTTCACCGCCTTAGGTACACAGTCTTCTGCTGCCACTATTCCTGTCACATTGGAACAGACTAAAAAGAATGGGGTATCATCTGACATAGCAGGTTTTGTGATTCCACTTTGTGCTACGATACATCTATCCGGAAGTACGCTCAAGATAGTTGCATGCGCCCTTGCCTTGATGATGATGCAGGGTATACCTTTCGATTTCCCACTATTTGCCGGTTTTATTTTCATGCTGGGAATCACCATGGTAGCAGCTCCCGGAGTTCCTGGTGGTGCTATCATGGCATCTTTGGGTATATTGCAGTCCATGCTTGGTTTCGATGAATCGGCACAAGCATTGATGATTGCGCTCTACATTGCGATGGATAGCTTCGGTACTGCCTGTAATGTGACGGGAGACGGGGCGATTGCGTTGGTAGTGGATAAGATATATAAATGAAAAAAGTTTTGTTTTCTCGTAAAAAACAACGAATTTTGTCCTCTTAAAATCAATTTATAACGAAGCCTACAATATGAAAACAGCTCTAATCTCCGGAATAACAGGTCAGGACGGTTCGTTTCTTGCCGAATTCTTATTACAAAAAGGATATGAAGTTCACGGTATTCTCCGCCGTTCATCCTCATTCAATACAGGACGTATCGAACACTTGTACTTCGACGAATGGGTGCGCGACATGAAACAGAAACGTACTATTAACCTGCATTACGGCGATATGACGGATAGCAGTTCGCTCATTCGAATCATTCAGCAGGTGCAACCGGATGAAATCTATAATCTTGCCGCACAAAGTCATGTAAAGGTATCTTTTGATGTACCGGAATACACAGCTGAAGCGGACGCCATTGGTACACTCCGTATGCTGGAAGCTGTCCGCATCCTGGGCATGGAGAAAAAAACAAAGATTTATCAGGCATCTACTTCGGAACTCTACGGAAAAGTACAGGAAGTTCCTCAAACGGAAACAACGCCTTTCTATCCCCGTAGCCCGTACGGAGTAGCCAAACAATATGGTTTCTGGATTACCAAAAACTACCGCGAAAGTTATGGAATGTTTGCCGTAAACGGTATCCTTTTCAATCATGAAAGTGAACGCAGAGGTGAGACATTTGTAACCCGCAAGATTACGCTGGCTGCTGCACGCATAGCACAAGGTTTTCAGGATAAATTGTATTTAGGTAATCTGGACGCACGCCGTGACTGGGGATATGCGAAAGATTATGTAGAGTGTATGTGGCTCATTCTTCAGCATGATACACCGGAAGATTTCGTGATTGCCACAGGAGAAATGCATACTGTTCGTGAGTTTGCCACACTCGCCTTCAAAGAAGTAGGTATTGAACTGCGTTGGGAAGGTGAAGGTGTCGAAGAAAAAGGCATTGATGTGAAGACAGGCAAAATCATTGTAGAAGTAGATTCAAAATACTTCCGTCCTGCCGAAGTTGAACAATTGCTGGGTGATCCTACCAAAGCCAAAACACTTTTGGGCTGGAACCCAAGACAAACCAGCTTTGAAGATCTCGTGAAGATTATGGCAACGCATGACATGAAGTTCGTGAAGAAGCTGTATCTGAGATCACAAGAGAATTAATACATAAAACTTAAAATATAATGTTAGACAAAAACGCCAAAATCTACGTAGCAGGTCATCGTGGCCTGGTAGGTTCTGCAATCTGGAAGAACCTGCAAGATAAAGGATATACCAATCTTATTGGCAAAACCCACAAAGAAGTCGACTTACTGGACGCCATTGCCGTTCGTAGATTCTTTGATGAAGAACAACCGGAATATGTATTCCTTGCTGCCGCTTTCGTAGGCGGCATCATGGCAAACAGTATCTATCGTGCTGATTTCATCTACAAGAACCTGCAAATACAACAGAACGTCATCGGCGAAAGTTTCCGCCATAATGTAAAGAAACTCCTCTTCCTGGGCAGCACTTGCATCTATCCACGCGATGCCGAGCAACCCATGAAAGAAGAAGTACTTCTTACCTCTCCCTTGGAATACACCAATGAACCCTATGCCATAGCTAAGATTGCCGGACTGAAAATGTGCGAAAGTTTCAACCTGCAATACGGTACAAATTATATTGCTGTAATGCCTACCAACCTCTATGGCCCGAACGATAATTTCGATCTGGAACGCAGTCATGTACTTCCTGCCATGATTCGCAAGATACACCTTGCCCACTGTCTGAAACAAGGTGATTGGGATGCCATACGCAAAGACCTGGATCTCCGTCCCGTAGAAGGCATTGGCGGAACCGGCAGCAAAGAGGATATTCTCACCATTCTTGCTAAATACGGTATCAGTGACAATGAAGTGAAACTTTGGGGTACCGGTACACCGCTTCGCGAATTCCTTTGGAGCGAAGAAATGGCAGATGCCAGTGTATTCGTCATGGAACATGTAGACTTCAAAGACACCTATAAACCAGACGATAAAGACATTCGTAACTGCCACATCAATATAGGTACAGGTAAAGAAATCTCCATCCGCAACCTTGCCGAACTGATTGTTTCTACTGTAGGCTACAAAGGCCAACTGAGTTTCGATAGTAGCAAACCGGACGGCACCATGCGTAAACTGACTGACCCTTCAAAACTACATTCTCTGGGTTGGCACCACAAAGTAGAAATAGAAGAAGGCGTACAACGCATCTATCATTGGTATTTAAAATCGTAAATATTTCAATAGCCCTGGCCATATTTTAATATGCCAGGGCTAAATTATATACATATCCCGCTTTTTTTAGCTAAAAATTTGCTTTCTTTTGATAAAGCCTTATATTTGCACAAATTTCAAATAAATGTGCAATATATAATATCATGGAACAAAGCTTTATCGCCTACATTGAGAATAGTATTAAAGAGAATTGGGACCTTGATGCCCTGACAGATTATAATGGCGCTACCCTACAATATAAAGATGTAGCCCGCAAAATAGAGAAAGTACATTTAATCTTCGAAGCAAGCGGTATTAAAAAAGGCGATAAGATAGCCATCTGTGGACGTAATAGCTCACACTGGGGAGTCACCTTCCTTGCCACACTTACCTACGGAGCAGTTGCAGTTCCTATCCTTCATGAGTTCAAAGCGGACAATGTACACAACATTGTCAATCACTCCGAAGCAAAATTACTCTTTGTGGGCGACCAGGTATGGGAAAACCTCAACGAATCTGCAATGACTATCCTGGAAGGCATCATTCTGATGACGGACTTCTCCATTCTCATCTCACGCACACAGAAACTGGATTACGCCCGTGAACATCTGAACGAATTGTTCGGCAAGAAATACCCCAAGAATTTCCGTAAAGAACACATTGAATATCACAAAGATCAGCCCGAAGAACTGGCAGTCATCAACTATACTTCCGGAACAACGAGTTACTCCAAGGGGGTAATGCTGCCCTACCGCAGCCTGTGGTCCAATACGGCATTCGCATTCGAAGTATTGCCATTGAAAGCCGGAGACAAGATTATCTCCATGTTGCCAATGGCACACATGTACGGGTTGGCATTCGAATTCCTGTACGAGTTCTCAGCAGGATGTCAGATCTACTTCCTAACCCGCATGCCAAGCCCCAAAATCATTTTCCAGGCATTCTCGGAAGTGAAGCCCCACCTTGTAGTGGCTGTACCGCTTATTATAGAAAAGATCATTAAGAAGAACGTGCTTCCGAAACTGGAAACACCTACCATGAAGCTATTGCTGAAAGTTCCCATCATCAATGACAAGATTAAAGCAACTGTACGCGAAGGAGTAGTCAATGCTTTCGGCGGACGTTTTGCAGAAGTTATCGTAGGCGGTGCCGCTTTCAATCAGGAAGTAGAACAATTCCTGCACATGATAGAATTCCCCTACACGGTAGGTTATGGGATGACAGAATGTGGTCCGATTATCTGTTACGAAGACTGGTCACGCTTCAAACCGGGTTCCTGCGGTAAGGCGGTTCCGCGTATGGAAGTGAAAGTTCTTTCTTCCGATCCGGAAAATATACCGGGGGAAATCGTATGCCGCGGACCGAATGTTATGCTTGGATACTATAAAAATGAAGAAGCCACACGTGAAGCAATCGACGCTGACGGTTGGCTGCATACAGGCGACCTTGCACTAATGGACGCCGAAGGGAATATCACCATCAAAGGACGCAGCAAGAATATGTTGCTCGGTTCCAGTGGACAAAATATATACCCCGAAGAAATAGAAGATAAGTTGAATAACATGCCGTACGTTGCCGAAAGTATTATCGTGCAGCAGAATGAAAAGCTTGTCGGACTGGTATATCCGGACTTCGACGATGCCTTTGCACACGGCCTGACTACCGCAGATATAGAACGGGTCATGGAAGAAAACCGTGCCACGCTAAACACCATGTTGCCTGCATACAGCCAGATATTCAAAATGAAAATCTATCCCGAAGAATTTGAGAAAACTCCAAAACGCTCCATTAAACGATTCTTATACCAGGAAGCAAAGGGATAAGATTGTAATTAACCGACTAACCTTTATTAAAGTATTATCTCAAATGAAAAGCGAATTATTAATATCGGCTGCCATGATTCCAATGTGGGGCATGGCAGGAGAAGCGATTGCAGCATCTCCGGAAAAAGGTGTGCCGAAAGAAAAGCAACGTCCGAACATTGTTTTGTTTCTGGTTGATGACATGGGATGGCAGGATACTTCTCTGCCCTTCTGGACTCAACGGACACACTACAACGACACCTACCATACACCGAACATGGAACGTCTGGCAACACAAGGCAAGATGTTCACACAAGCGTATGCCTGCAGTATCAGTTCCCCTACCCGTGTCAGCCTTTTCACAGGAATGAATGCAGCCCGCCATCGCGTAACCAGTTGGACATTACGTAAAAATACCACTCACGAACAACCCGACTCAGTAATGACCTATCCCGAATGGAATGTAAACGGCATTTGCCAGGAACCGGGAATTGAACGTACTACCCAAGTGACTACGTTGGCACAGGTACTTAAAGATAACGGTTACCAGACCATACATTGCGGTAAAGCCCATTTCGGAGCAAATGATACACCCGGAGCCGATCCGCTGACAATGGGATTCGAAGTGAATATAGCCGGACATGCAGCCGGATCACCTGCCAGTTATTACGGCAAAAATAATTTTGGGAATAAGCCGGATGGCAAAAGTCCGTTAGCTGCCGTTCCCGGATTGGAGCAATATCATGGCACGGATACTTTCCTCAGCGAAGCACTTACATTAGAGGCTATGAAAGCTTTGGATAAGGCACAGCAAAAGGATAAACCATTTTTCCTATACATGGCTCATTATGCCATTCATACTCCCATACAACCCGATTATCGTTTTTACCAGAAATATCTGGATAAAGGGCTTCCTCCCGTAGAAGCAGCTTATGCCACCCTCATCGAAGGCATGGACAAGAGCTTGGGAGACCTGATGGATTATCTGGAACGTAACCAACTAACAGACAATACCGTAATCCTTTTCATGTCCGACAATGGCGGACTGGCCGCACATACCCGCGCCGGAGAACTCCATACTCAGAACTACCCACTCAACAGTGGAAAAGGTTCCGCCTATGAAGGAGGTATCCGCGAACCAATGATCGTAAGCTGGCCTGGTGTAGTGGCTCCCGATACGAAATGCGGAGATTATCTTATGATTGAAGACTTTTATCCGACCATCCTCGAAATAGCAGGTATTCAAGAATATACCACCGTACAACAACAGGACGGCATCAGCTTCATGCCATTGCTAACGGGAAAAGGGAAGGTAAAAGACCGCGATATCTATTGGCACTATCCTCATAGCTGGGGACCTTCGGGGCCGGGTATCGGAGCAACTTGCTCCATTCGTTCCGGTGACTGGAAACTCGTCTACTACTTTGTAGACGGTAAGCGTGAACTATTCAATATCCCCGCTGATATCAGCGAGAAAAACGACGTGGCAATGGAAAACCCACGCATTGTAAAGAAATTAGCACAGAAATTAAGTAACTACCTTCGGTCGGTAGATGCACAGCGTCCTACGCTCCGTGCAACCGGTAACTTAGCGCCCTGGCCGGATGAAATTAAAGATTAAAATCAATGAGAAGATTATTTCCATCTATTATTGCATTACTGATGGTTGCAGGAACACTTTCTGCACAGACTACAGACAACAAATCGACTGAAACAACCAAGAAAAACAGAGAACCTGTCGGCGTCAATCTCTCCCTGTGGAAGAATATGTCCACACAACAGACTGATACTGTAGGAAGTACTTGTTTCAACCTCGGTCTATTCTCTTCTATGAACCGTCTGAACGGCGTGGGTATCAATCTACTGGGTAGTGTGGTATACCGTGACATGAACGGTGTACAGGTTACAGGTCTTGCCAACCTGGTAGGAGGCAGCATGCGCGGTGTTCAGATAGCAGGTATCAGTAATGTGAACGGAGATAATCTCTGTGGTGTATCCTTGTCCGGTTTAGTCGGTATCACAGGAAATCATGCACAAGGTGTTATA
The nucleotide sequence above comes from Bacteroides intestinalis DSM 17393. Encoded proteins:
- the gnd gene encoding decarboxylating NADP(+)-dependent phosphogluconate dehydrogenase, with product MQVMTKNKQKTDIGLIGLAVMGENLALNMADKGWHVSVYNRTVPGVEEGVVERFTNGRAKGKTIEGYTEIPDFVESISTPRKIMMMVRAGNAVDELMEQLFPYLSPGDILIDGGNSNYEDTNRRVALAEQKGFRFVGAGVSGGEEGALNGASIMPGGSVTAWDEVKPILQSIAARAADGTPCCDWIGPAGSGHFVKMIHNGIEYGDMQLIAEAYWVMKNLLQLDNEEMASVFAHWNEGKLRSYLIEITANILRHKDKAGGYLIDKILDAAGQKGTGKWSVINAMELGMPLGLIATAVFERSLSAQKNLREAASKQFACQRSQVVYNKPELVKDIYSALYASKLVSYAQGFAVLQKASETYGWDLDLASIARMWRGGCIIRSVFLNDIAAAFEASQKPKHLLLAPYFREEIKELLSGWKHLVAHAMKEELPVPAFSSALNYFYSLVSAKLPANMIQAQRDYFGAHTFERTDELRGQFFHENWTGHGGDTKSGTYNV
- a CDS encoding dicarboxylate/amino acid:cation symporter, whose translation is MKKLHIGLLPRIIIAIALGILLGNFLPGGMVRFFVTFNGIFSEFLNFSIPLIIVGLVTVAIADIGKGAGKLLLITALIAYGATLFSGFLSYFTGVTVFPYLIESGVPLEEVSEAQGILPFFSVAIPPLMNVMTALVLAFMLGLGLAQLKNDTLKHAARDFQEIIIRMISAVILPLLPIYIFGIFLNMTHSGQVFSVLMVFIKIIGVIFLLHIFLLVFQYCIAALFVRKNPFKLLGRMMPAYFTALGTQSSAATIPVTLEQTKKNGVSSDIAGFVIPLCATIHLSGSTLKIVACALALMMMQGIPFDFPLFAGFIFMLGITMVAAPGVPGGAIMASLGILQSMLGFDESAQALMIALYIAMDSFGTACNVTGDGAIALVVDKIYK
- the gmd gene encoding GDP-mannose 4,6-dehydratase, with amino-acid sequence MKTALISGITGQDGSFLAEFLLQKGYEVHGILRRSSSFNTGRIEHLYFDEWVRDMKQKRTINLHYGDMTDSSSLIRIIQQVQPDEIYNLAAQSHVKVSFDVPEYTAEADAIGTLRMLEAVRILGMEKKTKIYQASTSELYGKVQEVPQTETTPFYPRSPYGVAKQYGFWITKNYRESYGMFAVNGILFNHESERRGETFVTRKITLAAARIAQGFQDKLYLGNLDARRDWGYAKDYVECMWLILQHDTPEDFVIATGEMHTVREFATLAFKEVGIELRWEGEGVEEKGIDVKTGKIIVEVDSKYFRPAEVEQLLGDPTKAKTLLGWNPRQTSFEDLVKIMATHDMKFVKKLYLRSQEN
- a CDS encoding GDP-L-fucose synthase family protein yields the protein MLDKNAKIYVAGHRGLVGSAIWKNLQDKGYTNLIGKTHKEVDLLDAIAVRRFFDEEQPEYVFLAAAFVGGIMANSIYRADFIYKNLQIQQNVIGESFRHNVKKLLFLGSTCIYPRDAEQPMKEEVLLTSPLEYTNEPYAIAKIAGLKMCESFNLQYGTNYIAVMPTNLYGPNDNFDLERSHVLPAMIRKIHLAHCLKQGDWDAIRKDLDLRPVEGIGGTGSKEDILTILAKYGISDNEVKLWGTGTPLREFLWSEEMADASVFVMEHVDFKDTYKPDDKDIRNCHINIGTGKEISIRNLAELIVSTVGYKGQLSFDSSKPDGTMRKLTDPSKLHSLGWHHKVEIEEGVQRIYHWYLKS
- a CDS encoding AMP-binding protein; translated protein: MEQSFIAYIENSIKENWDLDALTDYNGATLQYKDVARKIEKVHLIFEASGIKKGDKIAICGRNSSHWGVTFLATLTYGAVAVPILHEFKADNVHNIVNHSEAKLLFVGDQVWENLNESAMTILEGIILMTDFSILISRTQKLDYAREHLNELFGKKYPKNFRKEHIEYHKDQPEELAVINYTSGTTSYSKGVMLPYRSLWSNTAFAFEVLPLKAGDKIISMLPMAHMYGLAFEFLYEFSAGCQIYFLTRMPSPKIIFQAFSEVKPHLVVAVPLIIEKIIKKNVLPKLETPTMKLLLKVPIINDKIKATVREGVVNAFGGRFAEVIVGGAAFNQEVEQFLHMIEFPYTVGYGMTECGPIICYEDWSRFKPGSCGKAVPRMEVKVLSSDPENIPGEIVCRGPNVMLGYYKNEEATREAIDADGWLHTGDLALMDAEGNITIKGRSKNMLLGSSGQNIYPEEIEDKLNNMPYVAESIIVQQNEKLVGLVYPDFDDAFAHGLTTADIERVMEENRATLNTMLPAYSQIFKMKIYPEEFEKTPKRSIKRFLYQEAKG
- a CDS encoding sulfatase encodes the protein MKSELLISAAMIPMWGMAGEAIAASPEKGVPKEKQRPNIVLFLVDDMGWQDTSLPFWTQRTHYNDTYHTPNMERLATQGKMFTQAYACSISSPTRVSLFTGMNAARHRVTSWTLRKNTTHEQPDSVMTYPEWNVNGICQEPGIERTTQVTTLAQVLKDNGYQTIHCGKAHFGANDTPGADPLTMGFEVNIAGHAAGSPASYYGKNNFGNKPDGKSPLAAVPGLEQYHGTDTFLSEALTLEAMKALDKAQQKDKPFFLYMAHYAIHTPIQPDYRFYQKYLDKGLPPVEAAYATLIEGMDKSLGDLMDYLERNQLTDNTVILFMSDNGGLAAHTRAGELHTQNYPLNSGKGSAYEGGIREPMIVSWPGVVAPDTKCGDYLMIEDFYPTILEIAGIQEYTTVQQQDGISFMPLLTGKGKVKDRDIYWHYPHSWGPSGPGIGATCSIRSGDWKLVYYFVDGKRELFNIPADISEKNDVAMENPRIVKKLAQKLSNYLRSVDAQRPTLRATGNLAPWPDEIKD